CAGTAGCTCACAGAAATGCTCTTGTATGTTGTCAGTGAGGAAGCCAGAGACTGACAGAAGCAAACACCAGAGGGTGAGATCTCCTGTGGAAGGAGCAGATCCCAAGGTCACCATCATCTGTAGGTTTTCCCCCACCCAGCCCATGAATACCACCACTTTATTCTGGGCAACGGACCTTGTTCAAATGCCTTGttctagggaaaaaataaattaaaaaaaaatcagttaatttTAGTGAATGGTAGACCTCAGTCTCACACAGAGAGGGAACAATGGGCAGTAGAGTGATCAAGCATCCCTGAGGCTGTGCCTCAGTTTGACTGTCTTTTCATCTGGTGTtttgggagagaaggagaaagctcCTGCCCTGAACTCTGAGACAGTGGGATGTGGATGTTGGGGACGCTGAAATACCTTGCCCAAGACAGCAGAGGTCACAGGACACAAGGGCTGATTTTtagcagaggagaaaacagagaaaatgagagtaagagaaagaaatctgcATTTGTTCAACTTTGCTTTAGTGCTGAAGAGTCCTGGTCCTGGACACAGTGGTCAGTCCCCCTCACTGATGTGGTGGCATCACCCCGCTTCAGTTGCCCAGTAACCACCCCAGCATCTTCCGTCTGCCCCTGGCAACTGTTCCATGCCAACTAACCAACAGCCTGTGGCCACAGGCACGACCGAGGCAAGGAAggttctgggaaagcagaggcaaGAGGCACCCAGGGGCTCATCCCCTGCCCGGCTGCCTTTCCCACGTACCGCCAAGCCCTCAGGTTTGCAGGGCAGCTCCTGGGCTGACTTGGGAGAGGACCAGTGCCAGGAGGACCTGAGCCCCCTGAGCCCTGCTGGTGGCTGGAGCGATGGCCACCATGGGCGACGAGGACCTGTTGGCCTATTTCCACACACAATACAGGCGGAACCTCCTGCACTTGCTCAGGTGAGGGGGCTCCTCCACCCAcctccatcccctccatccTCTTCTCCtgtctcctccatccctccttcccccactaTGGCGAACTCCCATCCCTTATCTCCACACTTCAGTCCCCTCTTGtacctccctcccccagccctgtccctccCTGTAACACCTCCTTGCTCTGTCAGCGGGATGCCCACTGAAGAGGGGTGGGGATGCCATGCTGCCAGATGGGATCTGAGACTGTGTCCCAGGTGGGGTGACGGGGCAGAGCAACCCAACACCCTGCCAAGGTACTGGACCTAGTGTGTAACCTTAACGAAAACTTCTGTGGCAGGAAACTCAAACTGACAGAGGAGGACTCCCTGTCTCCATTTATTCGCCTccaggagaagaagaaacaagcCCAAATGATGCACAAGGCTCTGGAGGTGAAGGAAGAGGTGAGAAAGATGGGACGGTGCTGGGGCATGGTTGGGAaggcttgtgggttttttggaggGCAGCAGCGGGCAGGTGACTGGCTCTGGGTGCAGGCGACTGGCTCTGGGTGCAGGCAGCCATGTCACGCTTGTTCTGGTGCTGCCAGGCCTTCAGGGAGAGGATGAAAGTCATAACCTGCCGGTGGAGTGACCTCCATGCCAAGGAGGCTCAGCTGAAAACCTACATGGAGAAATCTGGGAGGACTTTAAAGGTACAGCTGCCCCTGATCAGCTCAGCTGACATGACCCTGAGCcgcaccaccacctcctcccctcccttggGGAGACGTTCTTGGGCCACCACATCTGTCTAAGACTCCCTTGAGCCTGGAGTTGTGAAGAACAGGACTGGCAGGGTATGGGGTTTTGTACCACAGATGTGGAAAGACCTGGTAGGACTTGGGCAGGAGAGAGCTCGTCCTGTACCAGTGTGATCTCCTGAGGGCCCCAAACATCCCCCAAGAAGGGTCTCAGCCTGTCCCCACTGTTGACACCCGGGTGTCTTCCAGGGACAGGTACCAGTaggtctgaaaatcagagtGCCGTCCCAGGTGCCTGTCTCCAAGACTGAAGGGTCAATGCAAGAGGGATGGCCCTGTTAAACAGGGAGTGAAAATGCTCCCATGAGCGCTCCAGCACTGGTCTCTCCTCTGTGAAGGTATCTCCTCCCAGTGCTGTTGAGTGACCCAAACTCCATCTTCCcttgccttcctttccctctatgtgtgtgtgtgtgtgtgtgtgtgtgtgtgttggtggGGGAAACATCACCAGGAAAATGATAAGATGCGAATCCAAGCGCTGAAGAAAGccagcaaagagagagagaggaagataCAAAAGGAGAGTGAGCTCTTGAGAGCTAAGAGGGAACTGGAAGCCCTGAGAAATAAGCACCAGAAACTCTCCAACAAAGTGCAGAAGTACTCCATCTTCAACAAATACCTGGAGGATGTGGTGAAGATCTCACAGGTGAGCTTGGACATGAGAGAGACAGATCATGGCCTCAAGGAAGGCCTTATGTGGGTGTTAAACCTAGAGGACATAAGGCAAGTCCAGGGAAATCATAACACTTGGTCAAACCCAGAGACCTCAGATAGGATGGGAACAAGTTCCCTGCAACCAATGTGAGCCAAGGGGACTGGAGTTAGGGGAGGAGAACCAGAAAAGGAGATGAAGGCTtgagaaaaccaaagaaaaactgTTAGAAGGGAGAAAAGCACAGGGCTGAGGGGAATGGGGACCCCTTTGTGTGACTGTTTCATGTCACATTGATGGTTTGGGAGAATTGAAAAGCTGCCCAGGAATGGGAACCCAGACAGTTGTCAAAAAAGCTGTGCCCTCTTTCAAGGTTGCCCGGGCATCACTCCATGCATCGTTCATACTCCTGCAGTCCCAGCTGCCCCCCTCCCATATCTAGGTGACATAGCACTGACAGTTGCAGTTGTGCTTTGCGTTTTATTGAAGCACTGCTCACCTGGGGAGGAGATGCAATATCTCCCCTTGCTTATGTCAGTGACAGCTCTGGGACTAACACAGTGCGATGTCATCACACAGGGAATGTGGCGATGCTCACAAATCAACTGGGGCAATAGCCTCGTCAAGAAGGGAAGATCTTTTAGCTGGGGGAGGTGTTGTCCCTGGTCAGGGCAGGGTGCCAAACAGCACGAGACTTGCAGTTGTGATGGGGGAACGGCAAGGGGATTGCTAACACCAGGAGCCCTGTGCTGCAGTTTGAGGAGATCCAGGAAGTTATTTGGCGCTACAAGACACTGGTGAGGATGCACAAGGACCTGCTGCAGGCACAACTAGAGCACAAGGAAATGTCCAAGCAAGCCAAGGTGCTCCTGGACCAGTACACCGCACAGAAAGAAGCTGAGATCCTGCAGTACAAAAATGAACTGGTGCAGCTCCAACTACGTTTTGACCAGGCTCAAAGTGACGTCCTCCCCTGGGTAAGGAAAtgtggggtgggcaggggaagaTGTCCAGGGCCTGGCTGTGTCAAGACCAGCTGATGGCTCATCCCTAAGCCATGGGGTCATGGCAGGGCCCAGTAGCAGCCTTTGTGATTGGAGGAGATGCCTAATTGCATCTCTCCAAGGGGTTATAGAATGAAGAATGACAGACCAAGTCTGGAGCAGTTACATCAGGGCTTAAAACAAGGTCCGTGTCTCGTGGTCTCTGCTGTTCATGACTCAGGCCTCAGAGAGAAGctggttttgctgatttttattatttgttttcatcCTTTGCACAGCATCTGCCCCCCAGGTCTcaccccttctccttcctcctcaccagTCCAAAAGTGACCAGTGTGATGGTAAACTGGACTGTAATGAGGTACATCAATGTGTAGCCAGTGCTCAGTATGCAGAAATGCCCTCAGCTCTGCTGGCCTCTGCTCCCTTTGCACCACTCTGAGAGGGGCTTGCCAAATTCCCTTATTGGGTACTCCAGGAGTTGGGTCCCATCAGGCAAAGCTGGAAAACACTTGGTCTGGGAGGATGGAAGTGAGATGTGCTACTCCTGGGGTACCAGCTAGCCCTGCTGTGGGGAGTGCAAATGGGACCTGCAGGGAGGACCTGCCAGACTGAGGACcgcaggagctggcagagagATGGGGAGGTTCCTGGGGCAAGGAGCAGCTGTGGTGGTTGCTGGATCTGCTTCCACACCAAGTTGAATgacctccagcacagccctgggcaagGATAGGTTCCTCCTAGCAAAACAGATGAGTGTGAAAGTTAGGGTCTCCAAGCCAGGGTCTCCAGTGCTGAAGCAGCATCTTTGCTGGAGCATGTCCCCATGCTGCATGTGTCCTCTCTTCTCAGGAGACTTGCTGGGCCGACATCCAGAACACGACTGCCAAGAAAACCCTGAAGCTGGGGACCATCAAGATGGCCATCttcaacctcttccagtgcatGAGCACGCAGCTGAAAGCAAGCCTGAACGTGCCAGTGGATGACAGCCACAGACAACTGAACATGGTAAAGCCAAGCCAGACCCTGCCCAGAAAGAGGAGCAGTAATGACTCTCAGCTGCCcgaagggaggagagagcccAGAGAAATCAATGTGCTCAGCAGACACCTTCCTTTTCACCTGGGCTCTCTCCTAGGCAAGGGGAATGGGCAGAGGACAGCAGGCAAACCTGTCTCATCTGAGGAGGTGGAGCAGCTTGTGGGTCCCTGTGGGGGTAGAAGGAGTGGGAGccaggcaggctggggcaggagctgcagatcAACCCATGGCCGAGGTTTGGTTTCATTCACTCTTGCCCTGAACTCAGACTCATGCACAAAAGCCTATTCTGGTGGTGCAGATCCAGCAAGGCAAATGCCTTATCCTCCTGCTCAGTTTGGTTGTTGAAATTGCCCTCCAGAAGGGCCAACAAgctcccctctgcctcctgttcccagccctgctctgagctCTGCCATCTCTCTTCCCCACCCTAGATTCAGCAGTTTATCCAAGACCTCACAGACATCTCTATGGAGGTGAAACGGAAGGACATGCAGAACCACCAGTGAGCAGCTATACTTACGGACCTATAAGGGATATACGAACATgacctgctctgccagcaaaggCTCAGaagggtgggaagggaaagaggaggacaGAGGGCTCTACAGATATTGTAGGCTCCACCGTAGGTTACTCCAGTGAAGTCTCATACCTTTCTGGCTCTTCTGTCCTGCACAGTTGCTGACACCTTTTAcactattaaaaataaccaaatatTTTAAGGTGTCTCTTCATTTCCTGGGAGGATTGGAAACGTCAGAGCAGCTCCGTCCCACAGCTTCACCCCAGGCGCCATTGGGGTGCTTTCTCTGGCAGATGGGACTCTGGTTGCAGGAAATGGTGTCCCAGCAAAGCATGAAAGATTGGGAGAGCAGACTGGGACAGGAATATAGTCTCAAATAGGGATTAGTACTCGTGTTCACATTTGGACCTCCCACTCAGCCTAAGCTCTGAGATATTTGAGAGGGTTGTCACAACAGGGTGGGGGGACTGTGCTTTGGGAAAGCTTCAGAGATTTTCCACCACCACACCCAGCACATCCGTGGATGTGAATTCTCTGCACAGCCATGTGCTACGTACTAAAACTCACCTTCCACTTCAAGCCGTTAGGGAAAGTGTGGAGAATGGATATAGGTGAAGGATGAACAGCCAAAGCTATTGCACCGAGCATTTAGCTGTCCATCATGAGTGCTAACATGATGAATACAAAACAAGGGGACAAAAAATGGCTCTGGAGACACACTGTGTGAGTTCAGGTGAGGCTCAGAGTCTTTTGCAGAGGACCTTTTAACGAACCAAGGACCCAATGACATAAGCTTATAGACTTTGAGGCAAGACACCATTGATCACATGCTCTTGCTCCCTTCTCTCCAGTGGTTACTCCTGTCCTGAGCCAGTGGATTCAGCTAATCATCCGCCAGAAAAGTCTGAGTCTAGTTGGTCCATGTTTATAATGCCTGGGGTTTGCTCAGGCACCTGACCCCTTCCTTCGAGAGTGAGGAAGGCACAAATTaaccccctcccttccccaaatCTATGCTTTCGTGAGTGACAAGGAAAGCAGATGCACCCCAGAGCTGATGCTGGCTGtttgtttggaaagcaaaggaaggatGAGTTCAGGGCAGGAACACTTGGTGCAAAGTCTGAACAGCGGATGCTCCTTTTGTGTCCATGCAAGCTTGAATTAATAGGAATAAATGCAATTAGAAACACAGTACCTTAGGTAAGGTCTCAGCAAGAAGTCATCCAGGAAACCCTATTTCCCTCAAGCCTCTGATCTCAGACACACATTGGGCCATTGAAGCTTAGCAAGTTACTATCCATCAGCAGATGACCCTGTGCAGTGTCCTCAGTGTGATGCcaatgcagaagaaaaccaaTAGTGGAAGTCTCCATTGCAGAGACAAGGACAATAATTGCTTCTCAGCTGCTATATGTGGAAGAAGAGCTCATTCCTTTCTGAAACCTTGACATGTAAATGCAGTGTGGGCCAAGATGTGCCCTGTGTTCTTCTGAATAGATCCCCAGAGCAGTGGGAGGTGAGTGGCAGTTTGCATTTCAGCTGGCAAGGAGAAGCAAAAGCTGTTGCAACTTTACGCAGCCACCATGTGCCTACACTTTAATGACTATATTATGTTCATTCTGTAAAGCAAGGATAATAACTGTCACGGAGGGGCAAGAGTGGGCTGCTCCTCAAGGGAAGGAGCTAAGGTGACAGCAAAGCAGGCAGGAGGATATCCTCTCTGACAGGATGCAGCCCCGTGGTATGCGAGCAAGAGCTGAGAGGTTCATGGCTGTTTCCAGTGATTCCCACACTAGTCTGCAGTGATGAGGCAGGTCCAAGGTGAAGCCAGAAAGTCAAGTCAGCAAGGCAAGGTGAGAATCAGCCAGATACAAGGCTGGGCACAGGCTCACCTGCAAGGCAAGGACCTAAGCATAAATGCAGCTCCAAGCAAAGCAGGAGAAGCTCCAGTGAAGGCTCCACACAGCTCCTTCTCATGCCTTATCTGTTTTTTCAGCAGTCTGATCCCAGGTTGCATGGCTGTCCCACACCAGGGTGGGCCTTGAGCGCAGGCAAGCAGACCCCTGGCAGGTTGGAAGGGGTCGCAGAGCCTGTAGGTGCACTGAGAACCCTGGCATTAATACCTCCTTGCAGTGGGCTGGGAGCCCCACAGTGCTGACATTTGCCAAGAGCGGTATTATTTTTGGCAGGAGCCCAGATTCATGTCCTATTGAAGTCACAATGAAACCAGTACTGTGGTTtgggctctgctctgcttgGTGTGTACATACACAGTCTTTTCTCCAAGGACTGCAGGgtgcaaggaaaaaagggaTGCCCAGTCTGGGATTAGAAGCAGCATAGAGGAGCCCAGGGTCACCCAGGGGGTTTCTTACCCATTGGCCATCCAGATGGAGGGTTATTTAGTAGCCACATCAACAGAGTGGACCATGGCTTAGGGACAGGAGCTGAGGGTTATGGGAAGATGCTCAGGAGTGTAagagggatgg
This region of Buteo buteo chromosome 13, bButBut1.hap1.1, whole genome shotgun sequence genomic DNA includes:
- the CCDC42 gene encoding coiled-coil domain-containing protein 42; this translates as MATMGDEDLLAYFHTQYRRNLLHLLRKLKLTEEDSLSPFIRLQEKKKQAQMMHKALEVKEEAFRERMKVITCRWSDLHAKEAQLKTYMEKSGRTLKENDKMRIQALKKASKERERKIQKESELLRAKRELEALRNKHQKLSNKVQKYSIFNKYLEDVVKISQFEEIQEVIWRYKTLVRMHKDLLQAQLEHKEMSKQAKVLLDQYTAQKEAEILQYKNELVQLQLRFDQAQSDVLPWETCWADIQNTTAKKTLKLGTIKMAIFNLFQCMSTQLKASLNVPVDDSHRQLNMIQQFIQDLTDISMEVKRKDMQNHQ